One Gordonia sp. SID5947 genomic region harbors:
- a CDS encoding CsbD family protein codes for MAQGDSGPAEGVKGAVEDIKGKVKEAAGAVSGQDDLTREGRAQQDKGQADLEAARKEAEAEEARGEAKVAKERQKAHQDEN; via the coding sequence ATGGCACAAGGCGACAGCGGACCGGCCGAAGGGGTCAAGGGAGCCGTCGAGGACATCAAGGGAAAGGTCAAGGAGGCAGCCGGCGCGGTCTCCGGGCAAGACGACCTGACCCGAGAAGGTCGCGCCCAGCAGGACAAGGGACAGGCCGACCTCGAAGCCGCCCGCAAGGAGGCGGAAGCCGAAGAAGCGCGTGGCGAGGCGAAGGTGGCCAAGGAACGACAGAAGGCCCATCAGGACGAGAACTGA
- a CDS encoding alpha/beta hydrolase, with translation MTSENSPTVLISPAMAVPSRYYRPVVDAFGRRGWSATTIPRRGIGDGAQPPSRALDWSYADETDDLAAAVRLVRETSGGPVMILGHSLGAQLCAMLGRRRDDSAPDLVATVAGSVPYFRHYPKGGVTEWCTAAAVPLATAAFGHWPTPGFGAPAPRTLMREWARMVRTGRTPFDGADPISIPTFAVRLAGDRLAPAAAAEHFERAFAAASRTTWTYSAGDCPPGGSVGHVRWARTPDAVVDRVVDWWVHRLGNEGIRSRPRRGVSITATTTPRVPGPIIEA, from the coding sequence ATGACCTCCGAGAACTCACCGACCGTACTGATCTCCCCTGCGATGGCCGTGCCGTCGCGCTACTACCGACCTGTCGTCGACGCCTTCGGTCGCCGCGGGTGGTCTGCGACGACGATTCCGCGACGCGGGATCGGAGACGGCGCCCAACCGCCCTCGCGCGCTCTCGACTGGTCGTATGCGGATGAGACAGATGACCTCGCCGCCGCGGTTCGCTTGGTGCGCGAGACGTCCGGCGGGCCGGTGATGATCCTCGGGCACAGTCTCGGTGCCCAGTTGTGTGCGATGCTCGGCCGCCGACGCGACGACAGCGCCCCGGACCTCGTCGCCACTGTGGCCGGATCGGTCCCGTATTTCCGGCATTACCCCAAGGGCGGCGTGACGGAGTGGTGCACCGCAGCCGCGGTCCCGCTCGCCACGGCGGCCTTCGGTCACTGGCCCACACCAGGTTTCGGCGCGCCGGCGCCTCGCACGCTGATGCGGGAATGGGCCCGAATGGTCCGCACCGGGCGCACCCCGTTCGACGGCGCCGATCCGATCTCGATCCCCACGTTCGCCGTACGCCTCGCAGGCGACCGACTGGCACCCGCGGCGGCGGCCGAACACTTCGAGCGCGCCTTTGCGGCCGCCTCACGCACAACCTGGACGTATTCAGCGGGAGACTGCCCTCCGGGTGGGTCGGTGGGACATGTGCGCTGGGCCCGCACCCCGGATGCCGTTGTCGATCGCGTCGTCGACTGGTGGGTGCATCGCCTCGGCAACGAGGGCATCCGCAGTCGTCCACGACGCGGTGTCTCGATCACGGCGACGACCACACCGAGGGTGCCCGGTCCCATCATCGAGGCGTAG